From a region of the Burkholderia lata genome:
- a CDS encoding AMP nucleosidase: MKNDLSRRHRVLTPESPSVEAFDDPIAAVARLSAIYDTNTGFLRDAFARYRRHEPITEHVRACYPFVRIRTDVNTHVDSRRSYGFVAGPGVFETTVTRPDLFANYYREQLRLLAKNHHVKIEIGVSSQPIPIHFAFPEGIHLEGELDRDRLLAMRDIFDTPDLSYLDDRIVNGTFEPAPGEPHPLALFTAARVDFSLHRLRHYTATSPTHFQNYVLYTNYQFYIDEFVKLGRTVMTESDDPEVRAYRSQYSSFVEPGDVVTYNANLGSEPAEGAAPPRLPQMPAYHLKRADGSGITMVNIGVGPSNAKTITDHIAVLRPHAWVMLGHCAGLRNTQRLGDYVLAHGYVREDHVLDADLPLWVPIPALAEVQLALERGVADVTRLEGAELKRVMRTGTVASVDNRNWELRDHREPVQRLSQSRAVALDMESATIAANGFRFRVPYGTLLCVSDKPLHGELKLPGMADTFYRGQVDQHLQIGVKAMEILRTNGLDKLHSRKLRSFAEVAFQ, translated from the coding sequence ATGAAGAACGATTTGAGCCGCCGGCACCGAGTGCTGACGCCCGAGAGCCCGTCAGTCGAGGCTTTCGACGATCCGATCGCCGCCGTCGCGCGGCTGTCCGCCATTTACGACACGAACACCGGCTTCCTGCGCGACGCATTCGCGCGCTATCGCCGCCACGAACCGATTACCGAGCACGTCCGCGCGTGCTACCCGTTCGTGCGGATCCGTACCGACGTCAACACGCATGTCGATTCGCGCCGCTCGTACGGCTTCGTCGCGGGCCCCGGCGTGTTCGAGACGACGGTCACGCGCCCCGATCTCTTCGCGAACTACTATCGCGAGCAACTGCGCCTGCTGGCGAAGAACCACCATGTGAAGATCGAAATCGGCGTGTCGTCGCAGCCGATTCCGATCCATTTCGCGTTTCCGGAAGGCATCCATCTCGAGGGCGAGCTCGACCGCGACCGCCTGCTCGCGATGCGCGACATCTTCGATACGCCCGACCTGTCGTACCTCGACGATCGCATCGTCAACGGCACGTTCGAGCCGGCGCCGGGCGAGCCGCATCCGCTCGCGCTGTTCACGGCCGCGCGCGTCGACTTCTCGCTGCACCGGCTGCGCCACTACACGGCGACGTCGCCCACGCACTTCCAGAACTACGTGCTCTACACGAACTACCAGTTCTACATCGACGAGTTCGTGAAGCTCGGCCGCACGGTGATGACGGAGAGCGACGATCCCGAGGTGCGTGCCTATCGGAGCCAGTACAGCTCGTTCGTCGAGCCGGGCGATGTCGTCACCTACAACGCGAACCTCGGCAGCGAGCCGGCCGAGGGCGCCGCGCCGCCGCGCCTGCCGCAGATGCCCGCGTATCACCTGAAGCGCGCGGACGGCAGCGGGATCACGATGGTCAACATCGGCGTCGGCCCGTCGAACGCGAAGACGATCACCGATCACATCGCGGTGCTGCGCCCGCACGCGTGGGTGATGCTCGGTCACTGCGCGGGGCTGCGCAACACGCAGCGTCTCGGCGACTACGTGCTCGCACACGGCTACGTGCGCGAGGATCACGTGCTCGACGCCGACCTGCCACTGTGGGTGCCGATTCCGGCGCTCGCCGAAGTGCAGCTCGCGCTCGAGCGCGGGGTGGCCGACGTCACGCGGCTGGAGGGCGCTGAACTGAAGCGCGTGATGCGCACGGGTACGGTCGCGAGCGTCGACAACCGCAACTGGGAGTTGCGCGATCATCGCGAACCGGTGCAGCGGCTGTCGCAGAGCCGTGCGGTCGCGCTCGACATGGAAAGCGCGACGATCGCCGCGAACGGCTTCCGCTTCCGCGTGCCGTACGGCACGCTGCTGTGCGTGTCGGACAAGCCGCTGCATGGCGAGCTGAAACTGCCGGGGATGGCCGACACGTTCTATCGCGGGCAGGTCGACCAGCATCTGCAGATCGGCGTGAAGGCGATGGAGATCCTGCGCACGAACGGGCTCGACAAGCTGCATAGCCGGAAGTTGAGGAGCTTTGCGGAAGTGGCGTTTCAGTAA
- a CDS encoding homoserine kinase: MAVFTAVSDSDLAQWMRHYELGDVLAFRGIPSGIENSNFFLTTTRGEYVLTIFEKLTAEQLPFYLDLMSHLAGHGVPVPDPIPRDDGALFGMLHGKPAAIVTKLDGSAELAPGVEHCIEVGQMLARLHLAGRDYPRNQPNLRSLPWWQENVPAIVPFITDEQRALLEGELVHQAGFFASDDYAALPAGPCHCDLFRDNVLFAHAAPDTGHDVRLGGFFDFYFAGCDKWLFDVAVTVNDWCVDLATGVLDVARADALLRAYQTVRPFTAEERRHWSDMLRAGAYRFWVSRLYDFYLPRAAEMLKPHDPGHFERILRERIAHTPALPEIQTACN; the protein is encoded by the coding sequence ATGGCCGTTTTCACTGCTGTTTCCGACTCCGATCTCGCGCAATGGATGCGCCACTACGAACTGGGCGACGTGCTCGCGTTTCGCGGCATTCCGTCCGGTATCGAAAACAGCAATTTCTTCCTGACGACGACGCGCGGCGAGTACGTCCTCACGATCTTCGAAAAGCTCACGGCGGAACAGCTGCCGTTCTACCTCGACCTGATGAGCCACCTGGCCGGCCATGGCGTGCCCGTGCCCGACCCGATCCCGCGCGACGACGGCGCGCTGTTCGGCATGCTGCACGGCAAGCCGGCCGCGATCGTCACGAAGCTCGACGGCTCGGCCGAACTCGCGCCGGGGGTCGAACACTGCATCGAAGTCGGGCAGATGCTCGCGCGCCTGCACCTCGCCGGCCGCGACTATCCGCGCAACCAGCCGAACCTGCGCAGCCTGCCGTGGTGGCAGGAGAACGTGCCGGCGATCGTGCCGTTCATCACGGATGAGCAGCGCGCGCTGCTGGAAGGCGAGCTCGTGCACCAGGCCGGCTTCTTCGCGTCGGACGACTACGCGGCGCTGCCGGCCGGGCCGTGCCATTGCGACCTGTTCCGCGACAACGTGCTGTTCGCGCACGCGGCGCCCGACACCGGCCACGACGTGCGGCTCGGCGGCTTCTTCGACTTCTATTTCGCGGGCTGCGACAAGTGGCTGTTCGACGTCGCGGTTACGGTCAACGACTGGTGCGTCGACCTCGCGACCGGCGTGCTCGACGTCGCGCGCGCCGACGCGCTGCTGCGCGCGTACCAGACGGTCCGGCCGTTCACGGCCGAGGAGCGCCGCCACTGGAGCGACATGCTGCGCGCGGGCGCGTACCGCTTCTGGGTGTCGCGCCTGTACGACTTCTACCTGCCGCGCGCGGCCGAGATGCTCAAGCCGCACGACCCCGGCCATTTCGAACGCATCCTGCGCGAGCGTATCGCGCATACGCCCGCGCTTCCCGAGATCCAAACCGCATGCAACTGA
- a CDS encoding BPSS1780 family membrane protein: protein MQLIEVPAKTGYVWFRQGIWLFRRNPLAFITLFFTYLLAITLISMVPVIGSALPLVFIPGVAVGFMAACRDTVAGKPVMPTILVDGFRSYGTVATQRLLVLGVIYVASMVVVFAASSFVDGGALFHVMMGAADEASTTPEALAAQGTLGALFFATLLYLPVAMLFWFAPVLVAWHDVPPAKALFFSVVSCWRNRGAFVVYGVLWFAVALGTSLALSLLLQALGAGAYALTIMMPVTIIIVTMLYCSFYATYRGCFGVQEPGATTTTSGR from the coding sequence ATGCAACTGATCGAAGTGCCCGCCAAAACGGGCTATGTCTGGTTCCGTCAAGGCATCTGGCTGTTCCGCCGGAACCCGCTCGCGTTCATCACGCTGTTCTTCACGTACCTGCTGGCGATCACGCTGATATCGATGGTGCCCGTGATCGGCTCCGCGCTGCCGCTGGTCTTCATTCCCGGCGTCGCGGTCGGCTTCATGGCCGCATGCCGCGACACGGTGGCCGGCAAGCCCGTGATGCCGACGATCCTCGTCGACGGCTTCCGCTCGTACGGTACCGTCGCGACCCAGCGGCTGCTCGTGCTCGGCGTGATCTACGTCGCGTCGATGGTGGTCGTGTTCGCCGCTTCGTCGTTCGTGGACGGCGGCGCGCTGTTCCACGTGATGATGGGCGCGGCCGACGAAGCGAGCACGACGCCGGAGGCGCTCGCCGCGCAAGGCACGCTCGGCGCGCTGTTCTTCGCGACGCTGCTTTACCTGCCGGTCGCGATGCTGTTCTGGTTCGCACCGGTGCTGGTCGCGTGGCATGACGTCCCGCCCGCCAAGGCGCTGTTCTTCAGCGTCGTCAGCTGCTGGCGCAATCGCGGCGCGTTCGTCGTGTACGGCGTGCTGTGGTTCGCCGTCGCGCTTGGCACGTCGCTCGCGCTGTCGCTGCTGCTGCAGGCACTGGGCGCCGGCGCCTATGCGCTGACGATCATGATGCCGGTGACGATCATCATCGTCACGATGCTGTACTGCTCGTTCTACGCGACCTATCGCGGCTGCTTCGGCGTACAGGAACCGGGCGCGACGACCACCACGTCGGGCCGCTGA
- a CDS encoding MarR family winged helix-turn-helix transcriptional regulator, whose product MDRLPPLPQTLDEQLCFALYSTSHAMTKAYKPLLDKLSLTYPQYLAMLVLWERDDIAVKDIAARLDLDPATVTPLLKRLEALGYVERVRSATDERIVNVLVTPEGRALKDRARSVPADLFCAMQQSPDFLVRLRADLQQLRDALSAANER is encoded by the coding sequence ATGGACCGCCTGCCCCCGCTGCCCCAGACGCTCGACGAGCAACTCTGCTTCGCGCTCTACTCGACTTCGCACGCGATGACGAAGGCGTACAAGCCGCTGCTCGACAAGCTGTCGCTGACCTATCCCCAATATCTCGCGATGCTCGTGCTGTGGGAGCGCGACGACATCGCGGTGAAGGACATCGCCGCGCGGCTCGACCTCGACCCGGCCACGGTCACGCCGCTGCTGAAGCGGCTGGAGGCGCTCGGTTACGTCGAGCGCGTACGCAGCGCGACCGACGAGCGCATCGTGAACGTGCTTGTGACGCCGGAAGGCCGTGCGCTGAAGGACCGTGCGCGCTCGGTACCCGCCGATCTCTTTTGCGCGATGCAGCAATCGCCCGACTTCCTGGTCAGGCTGCGCGCCGATCTCCAGCAGTTGCGCGACGCACTGTCGGCCGCCAACGAACGCTGA
- a CDS encoding organic hydroperoxide resistance protein — protein MNILYKTSATSTGGRDGRAVSADNKLEVKLAAPRELGGTGAEGTNPEQLFAAGYSACFLSAMKFVAGQDKKALPADTQVTAEVGIGPNDAGGFGLDVELRVSLPGFDKADAQALVEKAHHVCPYSNATRNNVPVRLTVV, from the coding sequence ATGAACATTCTGTACAAGACCAGCGCCACGAGCACGGGTGGCCGCGACGGCCGCGCGGTATCCGCTGACAACAAGCTGGAAGTGAAGCTGGCCGCGCCGCGCGAACTCGGCGGCACGGGCGCGGAAGGCACGAATCCGGAGCAACTGTTTGCCGCAGGTTACTCGGCCTGTTTCCTGAGTGCGATGAAATTCGTCGCCGGCCAGGACAAGAAGGCACTGCCGGCCGACACGCAGGTCACGGCGGAAGTGGGCATCGGCCCGAATGACGCAGGCGGCTTCGGGCTCGACGTCGAACTGCGCGTGTCGCTGCCGGGGTTCGACAAGGCCGACGCGCAAGCGCTGGTCGAGAAGGCGCACCACGTGTGCCCTTACTCGAACGCGACGCGTAACAACGTGCCGGTGCGCCTGACGGTCGTCTGA
- a CDS encoding DUF3563 family protein produces the protein MYLLSHLFLMLTKNAEKASKERAEAYLADATDIYDLEFRMRKIDREAAMNRPYTFGSR, from the coding sequence ATGTACCTGCTGAGCCACCTCTTCCTGATGCTGACCAAGAACGCTGAAAAGGCCTCGAAAGAGCGCGCCGAGGCGTACCTGGCCGACGCGACCGACATCTATGATCTCGAATTCCGCATGCGCAAGATCGATCGCGAAGCGGCGATGAACCGCCCGTACACGTTCGGTTCGCGCTAA
- a CDS encoding extracellular catalytic domain type 1 short-chain-length polyhydroxyalkanoate depolymerase: MTKSLTKVWLGGMKRMLSPAAQRAARDAQRITRDALEAAASPAVSDLSPPRESRVRPRAAAWAAGEWTRGEHPMAPALGRLVQNLAYGLYVPPGRRRGAMPLVVMLHGCQQSVDEFVQGTRMNLLADKHGFAVLYPEQSLRAHAHGCWHWYEDTDRAGRGEANAVASLVDALVDERGFDASRVYVAGLSAGAGLASLLALHHPDRFAAVALHSGPALGEASSGITAMDVMRRGVRQNPAAAVDALVDAAAYPGMPALIVQGDGDHVVAPKNADQLTVQFMRLNGLADSRGALRGGERVETRDAGAQITDVCRDGEPVVRLCHVKGLDHAWAGGDEAVPFHAAVGPDASAMIWAFFEAHRRTVATERRIA, from the coding sequence ATGACCAAAAGTCTGACCAAGGTGTGGCTGGGCGGCATGAAACGCATGCTGTCTCCGGCCGCCCAGCGCGCGGCGCGCGATGCGCAGCGCATCACACGCGACGCCCTCGAGGCGGCGGCCTCTCCCGCCGTATCCGATCTGTCCCCGCCGCGCGAATCGCGCGTGCGACCGCGCGCAGCCGCCTGGGCGGCCGGCGAGTGGACGCGCGGCGAACATCCGATGGCGCCCGCGCTCGGGCGCCTCGTCCAGAATCTCGCGTACGGCCTCTACGTGCCACCGGGCCGCCGACGCGGCGCGATGCCGCTCGTCGTGATGCTGCACGGCTGCCAGCAGTCCGTCGACGAATTCGTGCAAGGCACGCGGATGAACCTGCTGGCCGACAAGCACGGCTTCGCGGTGCTGTATCCGGAGCAGTCGCTGCGTGCGCACGCGCACGGTTGCTGGCACTGGTATGAAGATACCGACCGCGCTGGCCGCGGCGAGGCGAACGCGGTGGCGTCGCTCGTCGACGCGCTCGTCGACGAACGCGGTTTCGACGCATCGCGTGTCTATGTCGCCGGGCTGTCGGCCGGCGCGGGCCTCGCGTCGCTTCTTGCACTGCACCATCCCGACCGCTTTGCGGCGGTGGCGCTGCACTCGGGCCCTGCGCTCGGCGAGGCGAGTTCGGGCATTACCGCGATGGACGTGATGCGGCGCGGCGTGCGCCAGAACCCGGCTGCGGCGGTCGATGCGCTGGTCGATGCCGCCGCGTATCCGGGCATGCCCGCGCTGATCGTCCAGGGCGACGGCGACCACGTGGTCGCACCGAAGAATGCCGACCAGTTGACGGTGCAGTTCATGCGCCTGAACGGGCTCGCCGACAGCCGCGGCGCACTGCGCGGCGGCGAACGCGTCGAGACGCGCGACGCGGGTGCGCAGATCACCGATGTCTGCCGCGACGGCGAGCCGGTCGTGCGGCTCTGTCATGTGAAAGGGCTCGACCATGCGTGGGCCGGCGGTGATGAAGCCGTGCCGTTCCACGCGGCGGTCGGCCCCGATGCAAGCGCGATGATCTGGGCCTTTTTCGAAGCACATCGCCGCACTGTGGCGACCGAACGACGCATCGCTTGA
- a CDS encoding phosphatase PAP2 family protein: protein MFDLSSHLWIMITAFGGAGLTLPLAITIAVWLALGYSWQRAAAWLGVLAAAIGVVALTKIAFLGWGIGIRKWDFTGFSGHAMLSTSVYPVAIFLALIRTRTPVRFAGIALGLAAGVAVGVSRVALDAHSPSESITGCIVGAIAALAFIAGSWRAVPHRWSVPAVVASLALVTVALHGITVPSHRWVTKVALQLSGHERPFVRARWKANPNYRPASQPSSLQRTQSSPQTLRT, encoded by the coding sequence ATGTTCGACCTGTCGTCTCACCTGTGGATCATGATCACCGCGTTCGGCGGCGCCGGCCTGACCTTGCCGCTCGCGATCACGATCGCCGTCTGGCTCGCGCTCGGCTACTCGTGGCAGCGCGCGGCCGCGTGGCTCGGCGTGCTCGCGGCCGCGATCGGGGTGGTCGCGCTCACGAAGATCGCGTTCCTCGGCTGGGGGATCGGTATCCGCAAGTGGGATTTCACGGGGTTCAGCGGCCATGCGATGCTGTCGACGTCGGTGTATCCGGTCGCGATTTTCCTGGCGCTGATCCGCACGCGCACGCCGGTGCGATTCGCCGGCATCGCGCTCGGGCTCGCGGCCGGCGTCGCGGTCGGCGTGTCGCGCGTCGCACTCGACGCCCATTCGCCGTCCGAATCGATCACCGGCTGTATCGTCGGCGCAATCGCCGCGCTCGCGTTCATCGCCGGCTCGTGGCGCGCGGTGCCGCACCGCTGGTCGGTGCCCGCGGTCGTCGCGAGCCTCGCGCTCGTCACCGTGGCGCTGCACGGCATCACGGTGCCGTCGCATCGTTGGGTCACCAAGGTGGCGCTGCAACTGTCGGGCCATGAACGCCCGTTCGTCCGCGCGCGCTGGAAGGCCAACCCGAACTACCGCCCTGCATCGCAGCCGTCATCGCTGCAGCGCACCCAATCGTCGCCGCAAACGCTCCGTACCTGA
- the modA gene encoding molybdate ABC transporter substrate-binding protein has translation MRSTVRPLRRTLLRLLPIATLAAAGIAFSAPASAADELVVSAAASLTNAFKAVGDAYEKQHPDTKVLFNFGASDVLMQQIAKGAPADVFASADQKAMDRAADEKVIVPGTRRDFAANSLVLIVPADSKAAAPTSLNDLTAPGVKRIAYGDPASVPVGRYTEGALRTAGVWDAVSAKGVLAANVRQSLDYVARGEVDAGFVFGTDAAIMPGRVKVALTVPTKTAITYPIAVVKDSRHAAQAQSFIDFVASPQGQAVLSTFGFKPAGK, from the coding sequence ATGCGCTCAACCGTCCGCCCGCTTCGCCGCACCCTGCTTCGCCTGCTGCCGATCGCCACGCTTGCCGCTGCCGGTATCGCGTTCAGCGCGCCCGCTTCCGCCGCCGACGAACTGGTCGTGTCGGCCGCCGCCAGCCTGACGAACGCGTTCAAGGCCGTCGGCGATGCGTACGAGAAGCAGCATCCGGATACCAAGGTGCTGTTCAACTTCGGCGCGTCGGACGTGCTGATGCAGCAGATCGCCAAGGGCGCGCCGGCTGACGTGTTCGCGTCGGCCGACCAGAAGGCGATGGATCGGGCGGCCGATGAAAAGGTGATCGTGCCCGGCACGCGTCGCGATTTCGCGGCGAACTCGCTCGTGCTGATCGTGCCGGCGGACAGCAAGGCCGCCGCGCCGACGTCGCTCAACGACCTGACGGCGCCCGGCGTGAAGCGCATCGCGTACGGCGACCCGGCATCGGTGCCGGTCGGCCGCTACACCGAAGGCGCACTGCGCACGGCCGGCGTGTGGGATGCCGTCAGCGCGAAGGGCGTGCTGGCCGCCAACGTGCGCCAGAGCCTCGACTATGTCGCGCGCGGCGAAGTCGACGCGGGCTTCGTGTTCGGTACCGACGCCGCGATCATGCCGGGCCGCGTGAAAGTTGCGCTGACCGTGCCGACGAAGACGGCCATCACCTATCCGATCGCCGTGGTCAAGGACAGCCGCCACGCCGCGCAGGCACAGTCGTTCATCGACTTCGTCGCGTCGCCGCAGGGCCAGGCCGTGCTGTCGACGTTCGGCTTCAAGCCCGCGGGCAAGTGA
- the modB gene encoding molybdate ABC transporter permease subunit — translation MQDAWVPLLLSLKVAGWATALDIVLGVAAAFMLARWRSPLRDVVDSILTLPLVLPPTVLGYYLLVLLGRRGVFGAWLDKLGIELVFTWQGAVIASMVVAFPLILKSARAAFEGVDPHLERAARTLGLGEVAVFFRVTLPLATRGILAGALLAFARALGEFGATLMIAGNLPGRTQTLSVAIYAAVQAGDDSTANFLVLVTSITCVLVLLATGWLVPSRARRSQLT, via the coding sequence ATGCAAGACGCCTGGGTACCGCTGCTGCTGTCGTTGAAGGTTGCCGGCTGGGCAACCGCGCTCGACATCGTACTCGGCGTCGCGGCCGCGTTCATGCTCGCGCGCTGGCGCTCGCCGCTGCGCGACGTCGTCGATTCCATACTGACGCTGCCGCTCGTGCTGCCGCCGACGGTGCTCGGCTATTACCTGCTCGTGCTGCTCGGCCGGCGCGGCGTGTTCGGCGCGTGGCTCGACAAGCTCGGCATCGAACTCGTCTTCACGTGGCAAGGCGCGGTGATCGCGTCGATGGTCGTCGCGTTTCCGCTGATCCTGAAGTCGGCGCGGGCTGCGTTCGAAGGCGTCGATCCGCATCTCGAGCGCGCGGCGCGCACACTCGGGCTCGGCGAAGTCGCGGTGTTCTTCCGCGTGACGCTGCCGCTCGCCACGCGCGGCATTCTCGCGGGCGCGCTGCTCGCGTTCGCACGCGCGCTCGGCGAGTTCGGCGCGACGCTGATGATCGCGGGCAACCTGCCCGGCCGCACGCAGACGCTGTCGGTTGCGATCTACGCGGCCGTGCAGGCCGGCGACGACAGCACCGCCAACTTCCTCGTGCTGGTGACGTCGATCACCTGCGTGCTCGTGCTGCTCGCGACCGGCTGGCTCGTGCCGTCGCGTGCCCGGCGGAGCCAGCTGACATGA
- a CDS encoding sulfate/molybdate ABC transporter ATP-binding protein, with the protein MSLVVDIRKTYANAERRFTLDMSFTATTQRVVLFGPSGAGKSMTLQAIAGLLSPDEGTITLNGEPLFDAARRIDVPTRERRVAYLFQDYALFPHLNVRQNIAFGLTSGLRNPRAKTVPPEVAYWLQAFDLQALAGQYPSQLSGGQKQRVALARALVAQPRILLLDEPFAALDGAMRQRMRHELAELQARLDIPMVLISHDPDDVAAFGDQVVQLSEGRVQAAPPHAEWPTRVT; encoded by the coding sequence ATGAGCCTCGTCGTCGACATCCGCAAGACCTACGCGAACGCCGAGCGCCGCTTCACGCTCGACATGTCGTTCACGGCGACGACGCAGCGCGTCGTGCTGTTCGGGCCGTCCGGCGCGGGCAAGAGCATGACGCTGCAGGCGATCGCCGGCCTGCTGTCGCCCGACGAAGGCACGATCACGCTGAACGGCGAACCGCTGTTCGACGCCGCGCGCCGCATCGACGTGCCGACCCGCGAGCGCCGTGTCGCGTACCTGTTCCAGGATTACGCGCTGTTTCCGCATCTGAACGTGCGCCAGAACATCGCGTTCGGGCTCACGTCGGGGCTGCGCAACCCGCGCGCGAAGACAGTGCCGCCGGAAGTCGCGTACTGGCTGCAGGCGTTCGATCTCCAAGCGCTCGCGGGGCAGTATCCGTCGCAATTGTCGGGCGGGCAGAAACAGCGCGTCGCGCTCGCGCGCGCACTGGTCGCGCAGCCGCGGATCCTGCTGCTCGACGAACCGTTCGCGGCGCTCGACGGCGCAATGCGGCAGCGCATGCGCCACGAACTCGCCGAGCTGCAGGCGCGGCTCGATATCCCGATGGTGCTGATCTCGCACGATCCCGACGACGTCGCCGCGTTCGGCGACCAGGTCGTGCAGTTGAGCGAAGGACGCGTGCAGGCGGCTCCGCCGCACGCCGAGTGGCCGACGCGCGTCACGTGA
- a CDS encoding TOBE domain-containing protein — protein sequence MTDAPQSSPSSEPLELGGELWLRAGEQTLGGATRIALLAAIGDTGSITRAAKAVGLSYKAAWDAVDTMNNLAGEPLVARSTGGKGGGGTTLTPRATSLIAAFRTIEREHRRFIEAASAAVSGFDVDWALIGRIGMKTSARNQLFGKVASIVRGTVNDEVTLTLPGGQPIVAVLTHESADALGLQVGADACALVKASWVVLAVDDGEHELKVSARNQLRGSVETVAAGAVNSEVTLALDGGGTLTAVVTNDSVDALQLDAGRRAIALFKASSVILAVTG from the coding sequence ATGACCGACGCACCGCAATCTTCCCCGTCCTCCGAACCGCTCGAACTGGGCGGCGAGCTGTGGCTGCGCGCAGGCGAGCAGACGCTCGGCGGCGCCACGCGCATCGCGTTGCTCGCGGCGATCGGCGACACCGGTTCGATCACGCGCGCGGCGAAGGCCGTCGGCCTCAGCTACAAGGCCGCGTGGGATGCGGTCGACACGATGAACAATCTTGCCGGCGAACCGCTCGTCGCGCGTTCGACGGGCGGCAAGGGCGGCGGCGGCACGACGCTGACGCCGCGCGCGACGTCGCTGATTGCCGCGTTCCGCACGATCGAGCGCGAGCATCGCCGGTTCATCGAGGCCGCGAGCGCGGCCGTGTCCGGGTTCGACGTCGACTGGGCGCTGATCGGCCGGATCGGGATGAAGACCAGCGCGCGCAACCAGTTGTTCGGCAAGGTCGCATCGATCGTGCGCGGCACCGTCAACGACGAGGTCACGCTGACGCTGCCCGGCGGACAGCCGATCGTTGCGGTGCTGACGCACGAGAGTGCCGATGCGCTCGGCCTGCAGGTTGGCGCGGACGCGTGTGCGCTGGTGAAGGCGTCGTGGGTCGTGCTCGCGGTCGACGACGGCGAGCACGAGCTGAAAGTGTCCGCGCGGAATCAACTGCGCGGCAGCGTGGAAACCGTTGCGGCGGGTGCGGTGAACAGCGAGGTGACGCTGGCGCTCGATGGCGGGGGGACGCTGACGGCCGTCGTGACCAACGACAGCGTCGATGCGTTGCAACTCGACGCCGGCCGGCGGGCGATCGCATTGTTCAAGGCGTCGAGCGTGATTCTTGCGGTGACGGGCTGA